DNA from Rubripirellula lacrimiformis:
CCGCAGATGCCGCCGGTCGACGTGGACCTGGACGAAGTTCGCCAACTGTACGAGCGTGAATTGAATCAGCAACGCGGCTAGGCGGTACATTTCGCTCGATCCCGCATCGAACCTGTCCGGACTCACGTTCGCTTTGCTGGCGAGATAGAATGGAGGCTCTTGCGGGGCCGTTTTTCCCCTGCTTTGCCACCCCCCCAGCGCGTCGACTGGCCTTTTCACCATGCGAATCCTTGACCTCGTCACGCCCAAGGAACTTTCGCGCGTCGCCGGACTCCAGATGCTTGCCCGCCAGATCGTCGAAGGCTTCTGCTCGGGACGGCACCGATCGCCACACAAGGGATTCAGTGTCGAATTCAAAGAGCATCGCCCTTACGTCCGTGGTGACGAACTTCGCAACATCGATTGGAAAGCGTTCGGCAAGAGCGACCGGCTGTACATCCGCGAGTTCGAGGAGGAAACCAACCTTCGCTGCACGTTGCTGGTCGATCGCAGTGGATCGATGCGGTATGGCGGTGATCGTTCGCAGCTGACGAAGTACGACTATGCTCAGCAATTGGCGGCTTCGTTGACGTACCTGATGTTGGCCCAGCAGGATGCGGTCGGCGTGATCACATTCGACGACCAACCGCGTGACCAGGTTTCCACACGAAGCCGTCCATCGCATCTTCGCGCCGTGATGACGGCCCTTGCCAATGATGCGACGCGGCGCGAGACGGATTTAGGCGGAGTGTTCCAGAAGGTGGCGTCGAAACTTGGCAGACGTGGGCTGGTGATCATCATCTCCGACGGGATGGGTGAGATCGCATCGATCGCACGCGCCTTGACCCAGTTTCGATCCAAAGGGCACGAGGTTCTGTTCTTTCAAGTTCTGGATCCTGACGAAACGGATTTTCCGTTTAGCGGAAGGGTGCAGTTCCGCAATCTGGAAAACGAAGATCAGCAACACGTTGTCGATTCGCGGACGATCCGTGATGCGTATCTGGAACGATTTCAACAGCATCAGACAGCGTTGCAGTCGGTTTGCCGTCGCAACCGTGTGGATCTGTTTTTGGCCACCACGGATCGCCCCTTTGATGACGCGATGCACGAGTACTTTTCGATGCGGAGACGCATCCGGTGACGTTTCTAAACGGGCTACTGGCGTTTGGCGCATTCGCATCGATCGTACCGCTAGCGATTCATCTGTTGTTCCGCAGTCGCTATCGCACCGTCGATTGGGGCGCGATGCATTTGTTGGATAGCGTCGTGCGAATCAATCGCCGTCGTATCCAATGGATGAACCTATTGCTGCTGTTGCTGCGATGCCTGTTGCCGATCCTGTTGGCGTTCTGTTTGGCTCGCCCTGTTTTGACGGGGTTTCAATCATTGCCGGGTACCGCGCCGCGTTCGATTGTCATTTTGGTCGACGACAGTCGCAGCATGCAGGCCAAGATGCCCGATGGGCAACCACGATTCGATTTTGTCAAACGAAGATTAACTTCTTGGCTAGATGATTTGTCACGGACGGACGAACTGGCGCTGATTCGTGCCAGCGACGTCGAGGGGCCGGTCGGATGGATGGGGGCCAATGACGCAGCGGCGTTGATTCACCAAATGCGTGCCGATAGCGGGCCGGTGGAACTGGGGGATTTGCTACGTCGCGGCGTGCAAGCATCGCAGCAGGCAAGCCACGCCGAACGCGAAATCCTGTTTGTGTCAGACTTTCAAAGTCACCTGTTGGACGATGCCGCGATCCAGTCGTTCGACACGGTGGGAGAAGGTTGGGGCCGCGATTCGGTTCGTCCCCTGATCCACTTCCTGAATCTCGGGGTTCAGTCGGATCAGATGTCGAACGTCAGCGTGGATGAAATCGAATCGGAATCGCCGGCCGTCGTGGCGGGAAGAACGGCAAAGTTCTCGGCCAGGATCCGAAACGCCAGCGATGTCATGGTCCAGGACCTTCGGGTGATCTGGTCTATCGATGGCACTCCGTTTCCGGCACGGACCATTACGATCGCGCCGCGGTCCTCAGCAACGGTACAGATGTCGGGCAAGTTGGCTGATGTTGGCGTCCATTCCATTTCGGTAGCCGTCGAACATGCCGATTCGCTTCCGGGGGACAATCGCCGCTGGATCGGTGTCGATGTCATTCGTCAGGTGAATGTGTTGATGGTCGATGGATCGCCCAGCCGACAACCGCTGAAAGGCGAGGTCGATTTTTTGGCCGTCGCGCTGAGCCCATTTGCGTTTGGCGGCCAGGACCAACCCGATGCGGTCCGCACGTCGATCTGTAACGCTGCATCCTTGGAACAACGTTTGGACAAGGAAGT
Protein-coding regions in this window:
- a CDS encoding DUF58 domain-containing protein; this translates as MRILDLVTPKELSRVAGLQMLARQIVEGFCSGRHRSPHKGFSVEFKEHRPYVRGDELRNIDWKAFGKSDRLYIREFEEETNLRCTLLVDRSGSMRYGGDRSQLTKYDYAQQLAASLTYLMLAQQDAVGVITFDDQPRDQVSTRSRPSHLRAVMTALANDATRRETDLGGVFQKVASKLGRRGLVIIISDGMGEIASIARALTQFRSKGHEVLFFQVLDPDETDFPFSGRVQFRNLENEDQQHVVDSRTIRDAYLERFQQHQTALQSVCRRNRVDLFLATTDRPFDDAMHEYFSMRRRIR